Proteins found in one Panicum hallii strain FIL2 chromosome 4, PHallii_v3.1, whole genome shotgun sequence genomic segment:
- the LOC112889350 gene encoding 39S ribosomal protein L47, mitochondrial, with protein sequence MLSLSRALGRRLFSSAAASTSAVRKAQNPLEEFFEVERSTEEDKPRPHYGRGWKASELRLKSWDDLQKLWYLLMKEKNMLMTQRQMLNAENLRFPNPERISKVKRSMCRIKHVLTERAIAEPDPRRSAEMKRMINAL encoded by the exons ATGCTGTCCCTGTCGAGGGCGCTCGGGAGGCGgctcttctcctccgccgccgcgtcgaCGTCGGCGGTGAGGAAGGCGCAGAACCCTCTCGAGGAGTTCTTCGAGGTCGAGCGGAGCACGGAGGAGGACAAGCCCCGGCCCCACTACG GTCGTGGTTGGAAGGCTTCTGAATTGCGCCTAAAATCTTGGGATGATCTTCAGAAGCTTTGGTACCTTCTTATGAAGGAAAAGAACATGCTTATGACTCAGCGACAGATGCTGAATGCAGAGAATTTGCGCTTTCCAAATCCAGAGCGCATTTCAAAG GTGAAGAGATCGATGTGCCGAATAAAGCATGTCTTGACTGAGAGGGCCATAGCTGAGCCTGACCCAAGGAGGTCAGCAGAAATGAAGAGGATGATCAATGCCCTCTGA
- the LOC112889348 gene encoding nucleolar protein 10, with translation MAASHGAGTLKSTSINGVKLYSVTGNRYVAPWVLAKKKRALRKDKEYQRRLDLIHDLRFETATTKIKLTPDDQYVIASGIYPPQVKVYELKELSMKFERHMISEIINFQILGDDYSKLAFLCADRSVNLHAKYGSHYSLRIPRMGRDMAYDCWSCDLLCAASSPDLYRINLEQGRFLASLSSQSPAINAVTRSKVHGLVACGGEDGAVECFDMRKRSSVGRINIPVVSSEDYDQEVTSLQFDEDQGYLMAVGSSTGKISIYDLRMSSPLRVKDHMYSSPILNIKWHQTLNSTEPKLITADKHIVRVWDPNTGNNMTSIEPDGGAINDVCIFRNSGLLLIALDNSQIPAHFIPALGPAPKWCSHLDNLTEEMEEKSDSTVYDEYKFLTKEEMERLNLTQYIGSNAVRVHLHGFIVRYELYKKQRREVDPVEHEALIEEMKKKKIDAQRKSRITQVVKIPKVNRQILDSIIEEETNADIENADKSSKKKKERRLKGYKDLLEDERFKEMFENKDFQIDEESKEYLALHPQAATKEPRLIEEHFESVSEDEKQSDASASDASGMSDSDNDMHNSKRIRLYEVKDERHAEAFLKSVSLSNEDAVPLEDRIAALEKKQNSKALDAVKYGPGGSREISFISRSGRRHKEESPSDDEGPKDFKRRGVQSLGLKQGKAEFYMFGGNRGGGRGGGGARGRGGRGRGGRGRGRGRGRG, from the exons ATGGCGGCGAGCCATGGCGCGGGGACGCTCAAGTCCACCTCCATCAACGGGGTCAAGCTCTACTCGGTCACCGGCAACCGCTACGTCGCCCCCTGGGTTCTCGCCAAGAAGAAGCGCGCGCTCCGCAAGGACAAAG AGTATCAACGGAGGTTGGATTTGATCCATGACCTGAGGTTCGAGACCGCCACCACCAAGATCAAGCTCACGCCTGATGACCAGTACGTGATCGCCTCAG GTATCTACCCCCCGCAAGTTAAAGTCTATGAGTTGAAGGAATTGTCTATGAAGTTTGAGAGGCACATGATTTCAGAAATTATAAATTTCCAG ATCCTTGGTGATGACTATTCCAAACTCGCGTTTTTGTGTGCTGATCGTTCTGTAAATCTGCATGCAAAGTATGGAAGCCATTATAGTTTGAGAATTCCAAG AATGGGAAGGGACATGGCCTACGATTGCTGGTCTTGCGACTTGCTATGTGCTGCTTCATCACCAGATTTGTACAGAATCAACTTAGAGCAG GGACGATTCCTTGCTTCTCTTTCCTCCCAATCGCCAGCAATAAATGCGGTTACACGAAG TAAGGTCCATGGGCTTGTTGCTTGTGGCGGTGAGGATGGTGCGGTTGAGTGCTTTGATATGAGGAAAAGGTCTTCTGTTGGCAGAATTAatattccagttgtttcttctGAAGATTATGATCAG GAGGTCACATCTTTGCAATTTGATGAAGATCAAGGATACCTTATGGCTGTAGGGAGCAGCACAGGAAAG ATATCAATATATGATTTGCGCATGTCTTCTCCTCTGCGAGTTAAGGATCACAT GTACAGTAGTCCAATATTAAATATCAAGTGGCACCAGACACTTAACTCTACCGAACCTAAACTTATCACCGCTGATAAGCACATAGTGAGAGTTTGGGATCCTAATACA GGAAATAACATGACTAGCATTGAACCAGATGGTGGTGCTATCAATGATGTCTGCATCTTCCGGAATAGTGGtttattgttaatagctcttgATAATAGCCAGATACCTGCCCACTTTATTCCTGCACTTGGCCCTGCTCCAAAGTGGTGCTCACATCTTGATAACCTAACT GAGGAGATGGAAGAGAAATCAGATAGCACAGTGTATGATGAGTACAAGTTTCTGACTAAAGAAGAGATGGAGCGACTGAATCTTACTCAATACATTGGCAGCAATGCTGTAAGAGTACATTTACATGGATTTATCGTGCGTTATGAACTATATAAGAAG CAACGGAGAGAAGTTGatcctgttgagcatgaggctCTTATAGAAGAgatgaagaaaaagaaaatagatGCCCAGAGAAAATCTCGAATAACG CAAGTTGTCAAGATACCAAAGGTTAACAGGCAGATTTTGGACAGTATTATTGAAGAGGAAACGAATGCTGATATCGAGAATGCTGATAAATCAAgtaagaagaagaaggaaagaagaCTTAAAGGTTATAAGGATCTATTAGAAGATGAACGGTTCAAAGAAATGTTTGAGAATAAG GATTTCCAAATTGACGAAGAATCAAAAGAATATCTTGCACTTCATCCTCAAGCGGCTACAAAGGAGCCACGCTTAATTGAAGAGCATTTTGAGAGTGTTAGTGAAGATGAGAAACAATCAGATGCTAGTGCATCTGATGCATCAGGAATGTCTGACAGTGACAATGACATGCATAATTCAAAGCGTATAAG GTTATACGAAGTCAAGGATGAACGGCATGCTGAAGCATTTCTGAAGAGCGTCTCGTTATCTAATGAGGATGCTGTGCCCCTAGAGGATAGGATAGCTGCTCTGGAAAAGAAACAGAACTCCAAAGCACTTGATGCGGTCAAGTACGGACCTGGTGGTTCAAGAGAGATCTCATTCATCTCAAGAAGCGGAAGAAGGCACAAGGAAGAGTCGCCTAGCGATGATGAAGGACCAAAGGATTTCAAGAGGAGAGGCGTACAATCCCTGGGGTTGAAGCAGGGCAAAGCTGAGTTCTATATGTTTGGTGGAAATCGTGGCGGAGGaaggggtggcggtggcgccAGAGGGAGAGGTGGTCGTGGTAGAGGCggcaggggtaggggcaggggcaggggcagaGGATGA
- the LOC112889861 gene encoding LIMR family protein Os06g0128200 has product MGDFNLALVIVAVVVSVVVLLVSVYLLVNYQHPDDANQAYFPKLVVVLGLTVAVLSILMLPADVANRQACRKAVYNGACSLTLPMKTLWLVVYIVDAVLVFLVIPFAMFYYEGDQDKSVGKRLRTALIWVVASAVVCGLVLGILYGLVGKVDFTVRHLSSSIETFPNSFSGFSSGQPCISSLPRQCAASTAPSSSLTTWTMRATFPEYVVALTTIVGSVLFTIFGGVGIACLPLGLIFSFVRRPKAVITRSQYIKEATELGKKARELKKAAEALHQEERSGNKGRKWRKNVKAVEKELLLLEDDMKALEEMYPQGEQAEATWAFTVLGYIGKLIFGVVGLIISIAWVAHIIIYLLIDPPLSSFLNEVFIKLDGVWGLLGTAAFAFFCFYLLIAVIAGEMMLGLKLVFITIHPMKWGGTLMNSFLFNVGLILLCSISVIQFCATAFAYYAQATAAQEIFGHTLQSLRGIKYLYKYNVFQYGFVALAILTLFYYAIFGWRKRKPTGRFQLSN; this is encoded by the exons ATGGGGGACTTCAACCTGGCGCTGGTGATCGTGGCGGTGGTGGTCAGCGTGGTCGTGCTGCTCGTCAGCGTCTACCTGCTCGTCAACTACCAGCACCCCGACGACGCCAACCAGGCCTACTTCCCCAAGCTCGTCGTCgtgctcggcctcaccgtcgccgTCCTCTCCATCCTCATGCTCCCCGCCGACGTCGCCAACCGCCAGGCCTGCCGGAAGGCCGTCTACAACGGCGCCTGCAGCCTCACGCTCCCCATGAAGACGCTCTGGCTCGTCGTCTACATCGTCGACGCCGTCCTCGTCTTCCTCGTCATACCCTTCGCCATGTTCTACTACGAGGGCGACCAGGACAA GTCCGTGGGGAAGAGGCTCAGGACCGCGCTCATATGGGTCGTCGCGTCCGCGGTGGTTTGCGGCCTCGTCCTCGGCATCCTATACG GACTTGTTGGTAAAGTGGACTTCACTGTCAGGCACCTATCTTCATCAATCGAGACGTTTCCAAACTCATTTTCTGGATTCTCAAGCGGTCAGCCTTGCATCAGTTCATTGCCTCGTCAG TGTGCGGCTTCTACGGCACCGTCAAGCTCTTTAACAACTTGGACAATGCGTGCTACCTTCCCTGAATATGTTGTTGCTCTTACTACTATCGTTGGATCTGTGCTTTTCACT ATATTTGGTGGTGTTGGCATTGCTTGCCTTCCATTAGGACTTATATTCTCATTTGTCCGGCGTCCAAAAGCTGTCATTACACGCTCACAATATATAAAG GAAGCAACTGAATTGGGAAAGAAGGCCAGGGAGTTGAAGAAAGCAGCTGAAGCCCTTCACCAAGAAGAGAGAAGCGGGAACAAGGGCAGGAAATGGCGCAAAAATGTAAAGGCTGTGGAAAAG GAGTTATTACTTCTGGAAGATGACATGAAGGCTCTGGAGGAGATGTATCCTCAAGGAGAACAG GCTGAGGCTACTTGGGCATTCACAGTCCTTGGGTACATTGGAAAACTTATATTTGGTGTTGTCGG GTTAATCATATCGATAGCTTGGGTTGCACATATCATCATATACTTGCTGATTGATCCTCCTCTATCGTCATTCCTGAATGAAGTCTTCATAAAGTTGGACGGTGTTTGGG GTCTGCTTGGGACTGCTGCCTTCGCGTTCTTCTGCTTCTATCTCCTTATTGCGGTGATTGCTGGGGAAATGATGCTTGGCTTGAAACTAGTTTTCATCACCATTCATCCGATGAA ATGGGGAGGCACTTTAATGAACTCTTTCCTGTTCAATGTTGGACTCATTCTACTTTGCTCCATCAG TGTGATTCAGTTCTGTGCCACGGCTTTTGCCTACTATGCACAAGCTACTGCTGCTCAGGAGATCTTTGGCCACACATTGCAATCTCTTCGTGGAATTAAGTACCTTTACAA GTACAACGTTTTCCAGTATGGCTTTGTTGCTCTTGCCATACTCACGCTCTTCTACTATGCGATATTT GGATGGCGAAAGAGGAAACCAACAGGAAGGTTCCAGCTCTCAAATTGA